ATAATCCACCTTTCAAAAAAAGTTATATGAGTGTTTTGGTCATTATAAAGTCCACTTGTTCTTCATCACCCATAAAAAAAGAGTGGGCTCCAGTTTGAACAAACCCCATTTTCTTATAAAAAGCAAGAGCATTTTCATTTTTTCCCCATACACCTAGCCAAATTTTCTTTTTATTACGTTCCATAGCAATTTCCATAGCTTTATTTAGCAGATATTTACCAAGCCCATGTTTTTGAAATTTGTTCTTTATATAAATCCTCTCCATTTCAAGTGATTTATCACCCATGTCTTCAGACTGAGCATCATTGGTATTGACCTTTAAATATCCAGCGACTTCATTATTGAAATAAACAAAAAAGAATTGCGAAGAAATATTGGATAATTCTTTTTCTAATTGTTTTAAATTAAATGCCCTTTCCAAATAGGCATTCATATTTTCGGGTGAATTCTGATGCTTAAATGTCTCATTAAATGTTTCATAACTAATTTCTTGAAGTTTGCGTAAATCTTCAAGGGTACACTTTTTTATATTTATAGTCATTTAAAAATGTCTCTCCTTTACATAATCAATAATTTCTCTTGTTTCCTTTTTTTACAAATTCCCAGTCTTTTTCTATATTTTTTCTTACTCTTTGAAGAAGATTGAAAATGGTTTCTACTTCTCTTTCGGAAAATCCCTCTAATGCTACGATATTAGAATAATCATTTTCTCTTTTTATAAAAGGATAAACATTTTTCCCTTTCTCTGTTGGAAAGAGTTTTTTAATTTTTTTGTTATGTTTATCTTCTTTTTTTTCAATAAATCCATTAATTTCAAGTTTTTTTATAGCTCGAGCTGCTGTTGTTCGATCTACTTTTATCATCTCAGCTAACTTTTCTTGA
This DNA window, taken from Alteribacillus bidgolensis, encodes the following:
- a CDS encoding GNAT family N-acetyltransferase, with product MTINIKKCTLEDLRKLQEISYETFNETFKHQNSPENMNAYLERAFNLKQLEKELSNISSQFFFVYFNNEVAGYLKVNTNDAQSEDMGDKSLEMERIYIKNKFQKHGLGKYLLNKAMEIAMERNKKKIWLGVWGKNENALAFYKKMGFVQTGAHSFFMGDEEQVDFIMTKTLI
- a CDS encoding MarR family winged helix-turn-helix transcriptional regulator, which encodes MKEILREIGMIARALDSISNIEFKEYDLTKGQYLYLVRICENPGIIQEKLAEMIKVDRTTAARAIKKLEINGFIEKKEDKHNKKIKKLFPTEKGKNVYPFIKRENDYSNIVALEGFSEREVETIFNLLQRVRKNIEKDWEFVKKGNKRNY